The following DNA comes from Enterobacter sp. SA187.
GAAGACTCCGGCTACATGGCGCGCGCGGCCTTTGTGATGGATCGCCTGATGCAGTCGCTGGGGCTACCGGGCAAATCCTTTGTGCCGCTGATTGTCGGCTTTGGCTGTAATGTGCCGTCGGTAATGGGCGCCCGCACGCTGGATGCGCCGCGTGAGCGCCTGATGACCATCATGATGGCACCCTTTATGTCCTGCGGCGCGCGGCTGGCGATCTTCGCGGTGTTCGCCTCAGCCTTCTTCGGGCAGCAGGGTGCGCTGGCGGTGTTCTCGCTCTATGTGCTGGGGATCGTGATGGCTATTCTCACCGGCCTGATGCTCAAGCACACCATTATGCGCGGCGAAGCCTCGCCTTTTGTGATGGAGCTACCGGTGTATCACGTCCCGCATCTGAAAAGCCTGCTGCTGCAAACCTGGCAGCGTCTGAAAGGCTTTGTGCTGCGCGCGGGTAAGGTGATTGTGGTGGTCAGTATTTTCCTCAGCGCCCTGAACAGCTTCACCCTCGGCGGCCAGGCGGCTACCAGTATTAACGATTCGGCGCTCGCCTCAGTCAGCCGCGTGTTCACGCCGCTGCTGGAACCTATCGGCGTGCAGGGCGATCACTGGCAGGCCACCGTCGGCCTGTTTACCGGCGCGATGGCAAAAGAAGTGGTGGTCGGGACATTAAACACCCTCTACACCGCCGAAAACATTCAGGACGCGCCCTTTGATGCCGCGCAGTTCAGCCTGACGGACGAACTGCTGGGCGCCGCGCAAGAAACCTGGCAAAGCCTGGTGGAAACCTTAAGCCTGAGCACGCTGGCTAATCCGATCGAAGCCAGCAAAGGCGACGGCGAAATGGCCACCGGCACCATGGGCGTGATGAGCGAGAAGTTTGGCAGCCCTGCCGCCGCCTACAGCTATCTGATCTTCGTGCTGCTCTACATCCCCTGTATTTCGGTGATGGGGGCCATCGCTCGCGAAGCGAGCCGCGGCTGGATGGGCTTCTCGATCCTCTGGGGGCTGAATATCGCTTATTCGCTCTCAACGGTGTTTTATCAGACGACCACCTTTAGCCAGCACCCGCACTATAGCCTGGTCTGCATCCTCGCGGTGATCCTGTTTAACGTGCTGGTGATTGGCGGCCTGCGTCGCGCCAGAAGCCGGGTGAACGTCGATCTGCTGGCGACGCGTAAACAGCTTGCCCGCTGCTGCGAAGCCAGCACCGGCAGCGACTGTCACTAAGGAGACACGCCATGGCCTCACTGTTTGAGATCCGCGATATGCTGGCCCTGCACGGCAAAATGGAGGCCAGCGCCCTGAGCGCTGCGCTGCATACACCGCTGTCGATGGTGGAAGCGATGCTGAGCCGGATGGAGGCGCTGGGAAAAGTCCGGCGCGTTCAGGAAGAGTCCGGCGGCTGTCTGAGCGGGCAGTGCCGTCAGTGTCCGG
Coding sequences within:
- the feoB gene encoding Fe(2+) transporter permease subunit FeoB produces the protein MKKLTLGLIGNPNSGKTTLFNQLTGARQRVGNWAGVTVERKEGLFSTTDHAVTLVDLPGTYSLTTISSQTSLDEQIACHYILSGEADMLINVVDASNLERNLYLTLQLLELGIPCIVALNMLDIAEKQQIRIDIDALSARLGCPVVPLVSTRGRGIDALKLAIDRHQQNQAISLVHYARPLLREAAMLAETMDTQMPEQQRRWLALQMLEGDIYSRGYAGDAAQHLPQALARLKEEMDDPALHIADARYQTIAAICDAVSNTLTAEPGRFTAAMDKIVLNRLLGLPIFLLVMYVMFVLAINIGGALAPIFDAGSVAIFIHGIQWIGYTLHFPDWLTIFLAQGLGGGINTVLPLVPQIGMMYLFLSFLEDSGYMARAAFVMDRLMQSLGLPGKSFVPLIVGFGCNVPSVMGARTLDAPRERLMTIMMAPFMSCGARLAIFAVFASAFFGQQGALAVFSLYVLGIVMAILTGLMLKHTIMRGEASPFVMELPVYHVPHLKSLLLQTWQRLKGFVLRAGKVIVVVSIFLSALNSFTLGGQAATSINDSALASVSRVFTPLLEPIGVQGDHWQATVGLFTGAMAKEVVVGTLNTLYTAENIQDAPFDAAQFSLTDELLGAAQETWQSLVETLSLSTLANPIEASKGDGEMATGTMGVMSEKFGSPAAAYSYLIFVLLYIPCISVMGAIAREASRGWMGFSILWGLNIAYSLSTVFYQTTTFSQHPHYSLVCILAVILFNVLVIGGLRRARSRVNVDLLATRKQLARCCEASTGSDCH
- the feoC gene encoding [Fe-S]-dependent transcriptional repressor FeoC, which translates into the protein MASLFEIRDMLALHGKMEASALSAALHTPLSMVEAMLSRMEALGKVRRVQEESGGCLSGQCRQCPEGKACLREWWMPG